In Sulfurihydrogenibium subterraneum DSM 15120, a single window of DNA contains:
- a CDS encoding CDP-alcohol phosphatidyltransferase family protein — protein sequence MSQIIKSIKPIWEEKTTPIVDFLHRVNVSPNTLTLVGLIFIFIGSFFIIQGMFLLAGVFILVGNLCDALDGYLARKYNQQTQMGAFLDSVIDRYSDIIPILALMYSFRNDDLFFIFSSLSLIGSYMTSYTRARAESLGVECKVGIMERPERSFVLILSLLSGFLIYGIGVIAIFSNITTLQRVICFYKHPKSS from the coding sequence AAGAAAAAACAACGCCAATAGTAGACTTTTTGCATAGGGTAAATGTATCTCCAAACACTTTGACTTTAGTAGGTTTAATATTTATTTTTATTGGAAGCTTCTTTATTATCCAAGGTATGTTTTTATTAGCTGGAGTTTTTATACTGGTTGGAAACTTGTGTGATGCACTTGACGGATACTTGGCAAGAAAGTATAACCAGCAAACCCAAATGGGAGCTTTCTTAGACTCTGTTATAGATAGGTATTCGGATATAATCCCTATATTAGCTTTAATGTATAGCTTTAGAAACGATGATTTATTTTTTATCTTCTCATCTTTATCACTGATTGGCTCTTACATGACAAGTTATACAAGGGCAAGGGCAGAAAGTTTAGGAGTGGAGTGTAAAGTGGGAATAATGGAAAGACCAGAAAGGTCTTTTGTTTTAATACTTTCTCTGCTAAGTGGGTTTTTAATCTATGGAATAGGAGTAATTGCAATTTTTTCAAATATTACTACATTGCAAAGAGTTATTTGCTTTTATAAACATCCAAAATCCAGTTGA
- the recN gene encoding DNA repair protein RecN, giving the protein MLSSVSIKKFLYIKDIEIDLHPKMNVFTGETGVGKSLIIDAITFVLGEKGNYEEEDYVELTFEADNDYAEDGILVLARQIKNSKSLYYLNGRKVGKSLIQELSKDLIEIHGQHYSQRLFEKDYHREVYDKYLKLEDKLQEFQNLYTQYQKLKKEYEDLIQKQSERLQKIDFLQFQINELQSANLKEGEKQKLEQDYNYYSNIQTIKENIEFTKALISQDNGILQNLSTAVKSISKVSEFDERLSKILDNLENAKSLIEETYYDLEDFDLDFNQEKLYQIEQRLNLINNLERKYATDEKGLINLLKTLQQELDTLLHLEDKAPQLENQLKKLQNLVFEKAKELSEIRKSKVKDFEEEVLSHLKDLAFKSADFKVAIQEKELDRYGIDKIQFLFSANKGFEPKPLDEIASGGEISRLSLVLKLVSKKSVNTMIFDEIDTGIGGITAVSMAKRLKQLSKDFQVILITHLPQIAVIGDKHFYVDKQEENGKTKAVIKQLTQDERIKEIARMLSGIVNDESINLAKELLRQGEVWTR; this is encoded by the coding sequence ATGCTGTCTTCTGTAAGTATAAAAAAGTTTCTTTATATTAAGGATATAGAGATAGATCTACATCCTAAAATGAATGTTTTTACAGGAGAGACAGGGGTAGGAAAGTCTCTAATAATAGATGCTATAACGTTTGTTTTAGGAGAAAAAGGAAATTATGAAGAAGAAGATTACGTAGAGCTGACATTTGAAGCTGACAACGATTATGCAGAAGACGGCATATTAGTCCTTGCAAGGCAGATAAAAAACAGTAAAAGCCTGTATTATCTAAACGGTAGAAAGGTAGGTAAATCTCTTATACAAGAGTTGAGTAAAGACCTTATAGAAATTCACGGGCAACATTACAGTCAAAGGCTGTTTGAGAAAGATTACCACAGAGAAGTTTATGATAAATATTTGAAATTAGAAGATAAATTACAAGAGTTTCAAAATCTTTACACTCAGTATCAAAAACTAAAAAAAGAGTATGAAGATTTAATCCAAAAACAGTCAGAAAGACTTCAAAAGATAGACTTTTTACAGTTTCAGATAAACGAGCTACAAAGTGCAAACTTGAAAGAAGGAGAAAAACAAAAACTTGAACAAGACTACAACTATTACTCAAATATACAAACGATAAAAGAAAATATAGAATTTACCAAAGCCTTGATATCTCAAGATAATGGTATTCTTCAAAATCTCTCTACAGCTGTAAAAAGTATCTCAAAAGTTTCAGAGTTTGATGAGAGACTGTCTAAAATTTTAGATAACTTGGAAAACGCAAAATCATTAATTGAAGAAACTTACTATGACCTTGAAGACTTTGATTTAGACTTTAACCAAGAAAAACTCTATCAAATAGAACAGCGGTTAAACTTAATCAACAATCTTGAAAGAAAGTATGCTACAGACGAAAAAGGGTTAATTAATCTTCTTAAAACATTACAACAAGAATTAGATACACTTTTACACCTTGAAGATAAAGCTCCTCAGCTGGAAAATCAGTTAAAAAAGCTACAAAACCTTGTATTTGAAAAAGCCAAGGAGTTGTCTGAAATAAGAAAAAGTAAGGTCAAAGATTTTGAAGAGGAAGTGTTAAGCCATTTAAAAGATCTTGCCTTTAAATCAGCTGACTTTAAAGTAGCTATACAGGAAAAAGAGTTAGACAGATACGGAATAGATAAAATCCAGTTTTTATTCTCTGCTAATAAAGGATTTGAGCCAAAACCTTTAGATGAGATAGCTTCAGGAGGAGAAATATCAAGACTATCTTTAGTTTTAAAACTTGTGTCTAAAAAATCTGTAAATACTATGATATTTGATGAGATAGACACAGGAATAGGCGGTATAACAGCTGTATCTATGGCAAAAAGGCTAAAACAGCTCTCTAAAGATTTTCAAGTTATTTTAATAACCCACCTTCCACAGATAGCAGTTATAGGAGATAAACATTTTTACGTGGATAAACAAGAAGAAAACGGCAAGACAAAAGCAGTTATAAAACAGCTAACCCAAGATGAAAGAATTAAAGAAATTGCAAGAATGTTAAGTGGAATAGTAAATGATGAATCTATAAACCTTGCAAAAGAACTTTTAAGACAAGGAGAAGTATGGACAAGATAG
- the uvrA gene encoding excinuclease ABC subunit UvrA, which translates to MDKIVIHGARQHNLKNIDLELPKNKLIVITGPSGSGKSSLAFDTIYAEGQRRYVESLSAYARQFLGIMEKPDVDSIEGLSPAIAIDQKTTSKNPRSTVGTITEIYDYLRLLFARVGKAHCPECGTEISSQSPQEISESILNLPEGTKIQILAPIVRGQKGEHKEVLERIKRLGYPRVRIDGEIYLTEEIPKLEKNKKHTIEVVVDRITIKEGIRTRVNDSVEQALKLSDGLVVINIVDRQEDIIYSEKFACPVHNFSIPEISPRLFSFNSPYGACPVCKGLGVIHKIDETALIDENRSAIEAFRISDSISFKYIKAMMGEILDFHRINRYKKFKDIPPHVKQEILYGDEYFEGIIPHLEKKFLETDVEKYREEIGKYIKEIKCPECKGSRLRKEALTVLVGGKNIYQVVQMDISQAYRFFEEFEKSPMSEKDRIVAEKVIKEIKERLKFLIDVGLDYLTLERSATTLSGGEAQRIRLATQIGSKLSGVLYVLDEPSIGLHPRDTEKLINTLKQLRDLGNTVIVVEHDPETIEEADYIVDIGPGSGVYGGQITAVGTVEEIKQNPNSLTGKYLSGKLKIPLPKERRRIKDKYLTIYGSKHHNLKNIDVKIPLGVFVAITGVSGSGKSTLIYDILWQAAKNRFYETNEEVGLHDKIEGWEYIDKVINVDQSPIGRTPRSNPATYTKVFDYIRELFASTIEAKARGYTAGRFSFNVKGGRCEACQGEGVVKIEMHFLPDIYVTCEVCGGKRYNKETLSILYKGKNIADVLDMTVAEALEFFENVPTIRNKLKVLHDVGLDYIKLGQPATTLSGGEAQRIKLSRELSKRDTGRTLYLLDEPTTGLHSHDVAKLIQVLNKLVEKGNTVVVIEHNLDVIKCADWIIDLGPEGGEKGGQIVAQGTPEMVVNNENSYTGRFLKKYLSI; encoded by the coding sequence ATGGACAAGATAGTTATTCACGGAGCAAGACAACACAACCTTAAAAACATAGATTTAGAATTACCAAAAAATAAGCTTATTGTAATAACAGGACCTTCAGGTTCAGGAAAGTCTTCCCTTGCTTTTGACACAATTTACGCAGAAGGACAAAGAAGATACGTAGAAAGTCTGTCAGCATACGCAAGGCAGTTTTTAGGGATAATGGAAAAACCTGATGTAGACAGTATAGAAGGTTTATCTCCTGCCATTGCAATAGACCAAAAAACAACATCTAAAAATCCAAGGTCTACAGTCGGAACGATAACAGAGATTTATGATTATTTAAGACTACTGTTTGCCAGAGTTGGAAAGGCTCACTGCCCAGAGTGTGGAACAGAGATATCTTCCCAATCTCCTCAGGAAATATCAGAAAGTATACTTAATCTCCCAGAAGGAACAAAAATCCAAATTCTTGCACCTATCGTAAGAGGACAGAAAGGAGAGCATAAAGAAGTCTTAGAAAGGATAAAAAGACTTGGCTATCCAAGAGTGAGAATAGATGGAGAAATCTACCTTACAGAAGAGATACCAAAACTTGAAAAGAATAAAAAACACACAATAGAAGTAGTTGTAGACAGAATAACTATAAAAGAAGGTATAAGAACAAGAGTAAATGACTCTGTAGAACAAGCTTTAAAACTTTCTGATGGACTTGTGGTAATAAACATAGTAGACCGTCAAGAAGATATAATCTACAGTGAAAAGTTTGCCTGTCCAGTACATAACTTTTCTATTCCAGAAATCTCCCCAAGACTTTTTTCATTTAACAGCCCTTACGGAGCTTGTCCTGTTTGTAAAGGTCTTGGTGTTATACACAAAATAGACGAAACTGCTTTAATAGATGAAAACAGGTCAGCAATAGAGGCTTTTAGAATTTCAGACAGTATTTCTTTTAAATACATCAAAGCGATGATGGGAGAGATTTTAGATTTTCACAGAATAAACAGATATAAAAAATTTAAGGATATTCCTCCCCACGTAAAACAGGAGATACTTTATGGAGATGAGTACTTTGAAGGTATCATACCCCACCTTGAAAAAAAATTTTTAGAAACAGATGTAGAAAAGTACAGAGAAGAAATCGGAAAGTACATTAAAGAAATAAAATGTCCAGAGTGTAAAGGTTCAAGGTTAAGAAAAGAAGCTCTTACAGTTTTAGTAGGAGGAAAGAACATATACCAAGTTGTCCAGATGGATATAAGTCAAGCTTACAGATTTTTTGAAGAGTTTGAAAAATCTCCTATGTCAGAAAAAGACAGAATTGTAGCAGAAAAAGTTATAAAAGAGATTAAAGAAAGGCTAAAGTTTTTAATAGACGTTGGGCTTGATTATCTAACTTTAGAAAGGTCTGCTACTACTTTAAGCGGTGGAGAAGCACAGAGGATAAGACTTGCAACTCAGATAGGCTCTAAGTTATCAGGGGTTTTATACGTTTTAGATGAGCCTTCGATAGGACTTCATCCAAGAGATACAGAAAAACTTATAAATACATTAAAACAGCTTAGAGACCTTGGAAATACTGTTATAGTGGTAGAACACGACCCTGAAACGATAGAAGAAGCAGATTACATAGTGGATATAGGTCCTGGTAGTGGCGTTTATGGAGGGCAGATTACAGCTGTAGGAACTGTTGAGGAAATAAAACAAAATCCTAACTCATTAACAGGAAAGTACCTAAGTGGAAAACTTAAAATACCTCTGCCAAAAGAAAGAAGAAGAATAAAAGATAAATATTTAACAATATACGGATCAAAACATCACAACCTTAAAAATATAGACGTTAAAATCCCTTTAGGGGTTTTTGTTGCAATAACAGGCGTATCAGGAAGTGGAAAATCAACACTTATATACGATATTCTGTGGCAGGCAGCAAAAAATAGATTCTATGAAACAAACGAAGAGGTAGGGCTTCACGATAAAATAGAAGGATGGGAATATATAGATAAAGTTATAAACGTTGACCAATCTCCAATAGGAAGAACGCCAAGGTCAAACCCAGCTACCTACACGAAGGTATTTGACTATATAAGGGAGCTGTTTGCATCAACGATAGAAGCAAAAGCAAGAGGATACACTGCAGGCAGGTTTTCCTTTAACGTTAAAGGGGGTAGGTGTGAAGCGTGTCAGGGAGAAGGTGTAGTAAAAATTGAGATGCACTTTTTACCAGATATATACGTAACTTGTGAAGTATGTGGAGGAAAAAGATATAACAAAGAAACATTATCTATACTGTACAAAGGGAAGAACATAGCTGATGTTTTAGATATGACAGTAGCAGAAGCTCTGGAATTTTTTGAAAACGTACCTACCATAAGAAATAAGTTGAAAGTCCTTCACGATGTAGGATTAGATTACATAAAGTTAGGTCAACCTGCTACCACTTTAAGTGGTGGAGAAGCTCAAAGAATAAAACTCTCAAGAGAGTTATCAAAAAGGGATACAGGAAGGACTTTATATCTTTTAGACGAGCCTACTACTGGACTTCATTCTCATGATGTTGCAAAACTAATTCAGGTGTTAAATAAATTAGTCGAAAAAGGAAACACTGTAGTTGTTATAGAGCATAACTTAGATGTTATAAAGTGTGCAGACTGGATAATAGACCTTGGTCCAGAAGGTGGAGAAAAAGGAGGACAGATAGTAGCTCAAGGAACACCTGAAATGGTAGTAAACAACGAAAACTCTTACACAGGAAGATTCTTGAAAAAGTATTTGTCTATTTAA
- a CDS encoding Lrp/AsnC family transcriptional regulator: protein MEKLEELPITFEELLKDVEKTIAASAYVLIEANPSEIPSILKALASIPNVKSADVVTGIYDIIVYLVGQDQNEIGKVVIRDINSIPGVKKATTCMVVKL, encoded by the coding sequence ATGGAAAAATTAGAGGAGCTTCCTATCACTTTTGAAGAGTTGTTAAAAGATGTTGAAAAAACCATAGCAGCTTCCGCTTATGTACTGATAGAAGCAAACCCTTCTGAGATTCCTTCTATCTTAAAAGCTTTAGCAAGTATTCCTAACGTAAAATCTGCAGATGTGGTAACAGGAATATACGACATTATCGTATACTTGGTGGGACAAGACCAAAACGAGATAGGTAAGGTTGTAATAAGGGACATTAACTCTATTCCGGGAGTTAAAAAAGCCACAACCTGTATGGTAGTGAAGCTGTAA
- the hslU gene encoding ATP-dependent protease ATPase subunit HslU — MEVREELTPKQIVEELDKYIVGQYEAKKAVAIALRNRWRRQNLPEDLRDEVIPKNILMIGPTGVGKTEIARRLAALVKAPFIKVEATKFTEVGYVGRDVESIIRELTDVAFKMVKAEKMEEVREKARKIAEEKILDYLVPKRPKRYGSLMEEEEESPAREKFRQMLKEGLLDDKVVEIDVAEKAQAVIGGVVIPGLEDIESQLKEIFSSLGPSRSKKRKLTVKEALKVIENEEAEKLIDMDEVQSLAIKRVENFGIVFIDEIDKVASKSSGKSGPDVSREGVQRDLLPIVEGTVVSTKYGPVKTDHILFIAAGAFHLAKPSDLIPELQGRFPIRVELKPLTKEDFIRILTEPKNALIKQYKALMSTEGVELEFTEDAIEEIARLAQEVNEKTENIGARRLHTILEKIMEDYSFNAPDLKGQKVVIDVNIVREKLGDIISNEDLSRYIL, encoded by the coding sequence GTGGAAGTTAGGGAAGAGTTAACACCTAAACAAATAGTAGAAGAGTTAGATAAATACATAGTTGGTCAGTATGAAGCTAAAAAAGCTGTAGCTATAGCCCTTAGAAATAGATGGAGAAGACAGAACCTTCCAGAAGACCTAAGAGACGAAGTAATACCAAAAAACATATTGATGATAGGTCCAACAGGTGTAGGTAAAACAGAGATAGCCAGAAGACTTGCAGCCTTAGTAAAAGCACCTTTTATAAAAGTTGAAGCAACCAAGTTTACAGAAGTTGGATATGTAGGAAGAGACGTAGAGTCTATAATAAGAGAGTTAACAGATGTTGCTTTTAAAATGGTTAAAGCCGAAAAGATGGAAGAAGTTAGAGAAAAAGCAAGAAAGATAGCGGAAGAAAAGATATTAGACTACTTAGTACCTAAAAGACCCAAAAGATACGGCAGTTTAATGGAAGAAGAGGAAGAGTCTCCTGCAAGGGAAAAGTTTAGACAGATGTTAAAAGAAGGTCTTTTAGATGATAAAGTTGTTGAAATAGATGTTGCAGAAAAAGCCCAAGCTGTAATCGGCGGGGTTGTCATTCCCGGATTGGAAGATATAGAAAGTCAGTTAAAAGAGATATTCTCATCTTTAGGTCCATCAAGGAGTAAAAAAAGAAAGTTAACAGTAAAAGAAGCGTTAAAAGTAATAGAAAACGAAGAAGCTGAAAAACTGATAGATATGGATGAAGTCCAGTCTTTAGCTATAAAGAGAGTAGAGAACTTTGGAATAGTTTTTATAGACGAGATAGACAAAGTAGCCTCAAAATCAAGTGGTAAATCAGGACCCGATGTTTCAAGGGAAGGCGTCCAAAGAGACCTACTACCTATCGTTGAAGGAACTGTTGTATCTACAAAGTATGGACCTGTAAAAACAGACCACATACTTTTTATAGCAGCAGGAGCTTTTCATTTGGCAAAACCTTCAGACCTAATTCCAGAGCTCCAAGGTAGATTTCCAATAAGAGTTGAGCTAAAGCCTTTAACTAAGGAAGACTTTATAAGAATACTTACAGAGCCTAAAAACGCGCTTATAAAACAGTATAAAGCCCTTATGTCAACAGAAGGAGTTGAGCTTGAGTTTACTGAAGATGCTATAGAAGAGATAGCAAGACTTGCTCAGGAAGTAAACGAAAAGACAGAAAATATAGGTGCAAGAAGACTACATACAATTTTAGAAAAAATAATGGAAGATTACTCATTTAACGCCCCTGATTTAAAAGGTCAGAAAGTAGTTATAGATGTAAACATTGTAAGAGAAAAACTTGGAGACATAATATCAAACGAAGATTTAAGTAGATATATCTTATAA
- the acs gene encoding acetate--CoA ligase: MENLEQVHLQVKEIFYPPEEIKKECIVQDYESMYKKSIENPEEFWSEIASQLHWFQKWDKVLEWNFPYAKWFVNGKTNITYNCLDANIEKGRRNKVAYISVDEEGNEKKITYGELLEQVNRFANGLKSLGVSKGDRVSIYMPNTVEAVIAMLACARIGAIHSVVFAGFSEGALKLRINDAKAKVVITATYTKRRGKKIPLLPIVKEAIKDLDFVKHVIVWDRDKELEESEFSKKFVSLEELIKSSSPNCNPEVMDAEDPLFILYTSGTTGKPKGVLHTVGGYMVNTYLTTKVVFNIKEDTVYWCTADIGWITGHSYIVYGPLLNGTTIVMMEGVPVYPHPGIWWEYVDKYRVNVFYTAPTAIRMLMRFGDEIPAKYDLSSLKVLGSVGEPINPEAWLWYYKNIGRGRAVVVDTWWQTETGAHMITTLPCYPAKPGKAGKPLFGVIPDVVDKEGNSLPPNTIGHLVIKQPWPSMLRTCWGEPERYEKYWKEIPGNVYSAGDLATIDEDGYIMILGRADDVLSVAGHRIGNAEVESAIIEHPAVAEAAVIGKPNEIKGESIKAFVVLKEGYSPSIELIEEIKETVKEILGAIAVPDEVEFVDKLPKTRSGKIMRRVLRARELGQDLGDISTLED; this comes from the coding sequence ATGGAAAATTTAGAGCAAGTTCACCTTCAAGTAAAAGAGATTTTTTATCCACCAGAAGAAATAAAAAAAGAGTGTATAGTTCAAGACTACGAAAGTATGTATAAAAAGTCTATAGAAAATCCAGAGGAGTTTTGGTCAGAGATAGCCTCACAGCTTCACTGGTTTCAAAAGTGGGACAAAGTTTTAGAGTGGAACTTCCCCTATGCAAAGTGGTTTGTAAATGGGAAAACAAACATAACTTATAACTGTTTAGATGCTAACATTGAAAAAGGTAGAAGAAATAAAGTAGCTTACATATCAGTTGACGAAGAAGGAAATGAGAAAAAAATAACCTATGGAGAACTTCTTGAGCAGGTAAATAGATTTGCCAACGGATTAAAATCCCTTGGAGTATCAAAAGGAGACAGAGTTTCCATATATATGCCAAACACTGTAGAAGCTGTAATTGCAATGCTTGCCTGTGCAAGGATTGGAGCTATTCACAGTGTAGTTTTTGCCGGATTTAGTGAAGGAGCTTTAAAATTAAGAATAAACGATGCAAAGGCAAAGGTAGTTATAACTGCTACTTACACAAAAAGAAGAGGTAAAAAGATACCTCTACTTCCAATTGTAAAAGAAGCCATAAAAGATTTAGATTTTGTTAAACATGTTATAGTTTGGGATAGAGATAAAGAGTTAGAAGAGTCTGAGTTTAGTAAAAAGTTTGTAAGTCTTGAGGAATTGATAAAATCATCTTCTCCAAATTGCAATCCAGAAGTGATGGACGCAGAAGACCCGCTATTTATCCTCTACACCTCAGGGACAACAGGAAAACCAAAAGGTGTATTACACACAGTTGGCGGATATATGGTAAACACTTATCTAACTACAAAAGTAGTGTTTAACATAAAAGAGGACACAGTTTATTGGTGTACAGCTGATATAGGTTGGATAACAGGACACAGTTACATCGTTTATGGACCACTTTTAAACGGGACAACTATCGTAATGATGGAAGGAGTGCCTGTATATCCTCATCCAGGAATATGGTGGGAGTATGTAGATAAGTACAGAGTAAACGTATTTTACACAGCCCCTACAGCAATAAGAATGCTTATGAGATTTGGAGATGAAATACCAGCTAAATACGACTTATCTTCACTGAAAGTTTTAGGGTCTGTAGGAGAGCCAATAAACCCTGAAGCTTGGCTTTGGTACTACAAAAACATAGGAAGAGGAAGAGCTGTAGTTGTAGATACTTGGTGGCAAACGGAAACAGGGGCTCACATGATAACTACTTTACCTTGCTATCCTGCAAAACCGGGTAAAGCAGGAAAACCTTTATTTGGCGTAATTCCAGACGTTGTAGATAAAGAAGGAAACTCATTACCGCCTAACACTATAGGACACCTTGTTATAAAACAACCTTGGCCTTCTATGCTTAGAACTTGCTGGGGAGAACCAGAGAGGTACGAAAAATACTGGAAAGAAATTCCCGGAAACGTTTATTCTGCAGGAGACCTTGCCACAATAGACGAAGATGGTTATATAATGATACTTGGAAGAGCTGACGACGTTTTAAGTGTTGCAGGACACAGAATAGGTAATGCAGAAGTTGAATCTGCAATAATAGAACATCCTGCAGTAGCAGAAGCTGCAGTAATAGGTAAACCAAACGAGATAAAAGGAGAATCTATAAAAGCGTTTGTTGTTTTAAAAGAAGGATATTCACCTTCTATTGAGCTTATAGAAGAGATAAAAGAAACTGTAAAAGAAATCTTAGGAGCTATAGCTGTTCCTGACGAAGTAGAGTTTGTGGATAAACTACCAAAAACAAGAAGCGGTAAAATAATGAGAAGAGTTTTGAGAGCTAGAGAGTTAGGACAAGACCTTGGAGATATCTCTACTTTAGAAGATTAA
- a CDS encoding CTP synthase, translating into MKKYIFITGGVLSSLGKGVTSAAIGSILESMGYKITLMKLDPYLNIDPGTMNPYQHGEVFVTEDGAETDLDLGHYERFTNAVMTKHNNTTSGKLYFNLLEKERRGAFLGATVQVIPHFTNEIKKSIEKVAENHDITLVEIGGTVGDIESLPFLEAIRQMGIENKKEDVMYIHLTYVPYIKVAGELKTKPSQHSVKELRAIGIQPDILIGRSEFPLPKDIKKKLSLFTNVDEDSVFSAPDLDIIYEIPLYFKKEGLDKAIAKHLNLEYKEPELSKWKKIVSALSKLEKEVDIGIVGKYVELKDAYKSINEALIHAQIPNKVKVNIHWINSEKINQENYQEVLKGLDGILVPGGFGDRGVEGKILTAKYARENNIPYFGICLGMQIAVIEFARSVAGLEGANSTEFNPFTPHPVIDIMPDQKNVDKKGGTMRLGAYKCTLKPGTKAYQIYGQPEISERHRHRYEFNPKYVPILEEKGLVVSGVYKTRNLPEIIELPNHIWFIACQFHPEFKSKPFDPHPLFVSFVEASYKNRLDKIKNQT; encoded by the coding sequence TTGAAAAAGTATATATTCATAACGGGTGGTGTTTTATCTTCTTTAGGAAAAGGTGTTACATCAGCTGCAATTGGGTCTATTTTAGAGAGTATGGGATACAAAATAACTCTTATGAAACTTGACCCTTACTTAAATATAGACCCTGGTACTATGAACCCTTATCAACACGGAGAAGTTTTCGTTACGGAAGATGGAGCTGAAACTGACCTTGACCTTGGTCATTACGAGAGATTTACAAATGCAGTTATGACAAAGCACAATAACACTACTTCTGGAAAACTTTACTTTAACCTTCTTGAAAAAGAAAGGAGAGGAGCATTTTTAGGAGCTACAGTTCAGGTTATACCTCACTTTACAAACGAGATTAAAAAATCCATAGAAAAAGTTGCAGAAAACCACGATATAACATTAGTTGAGATAGGTGGAACGGTAGGAGACATAGAGAGTCTGCCATTTTTAGAAGCCATAAGGCAGATGGGTATAGAAAATAAAAAAGAAGATGTAATGTATATACACCTTACCTACGTTCCTTATATTAAGGTTGCAGGAGAGCTAAAAACAAAACCAAGTCAGCATTCTGTAAAAGAGTTAAGGGCTATAGGTATTCAACCTGATATTTTAATAGGAAGGTCAGAGTTTCCACTTCCCAAAGATATCAAGAAAAAATTATCTTTGTTTACCAACGTTGACGAAGACTCTGTATTCTCAGCTCCAGATTTAGACATAATCTATGAAATACCGCTTTATTTTAAAAAAGAAGGTCTTGATAAAGCAATAGCAAAACACCTAAACCTTGAGTATAAAGAACCTGAATTATCAAAGTGGAAAAAAATAGTTTCTGCACTGTCAAAGTTAGAAAAAGAAGTTGACATAGGTATTGTTGGGAAATATGTAGAATTAAAAGATGCTTATAAAAGTATAAATGAAGCGTTAATACACGCCCAAATTCCAAACAAAGTAAAAGTTAATATCCATTGGATAAACTCAGAAAAGATAAATCAGGAAAACTATCAAGAAGTGCTAAAAGGTCTTGACGGAATTCTTGTCCCGGGAGGTTTTGGAGACAGAGGAGTAGAAGGAAAAATACTAACTGCAAAGTATGCAAGGGAAAACAACATTCCATATTTTGGAATATGTCTTGGTATGCAGATAGCTGTTATAGAGTTTGCAAGGTCTGTAGCAGGACTTGAAGGGGCAAACTCAACAGAGTTTAATCCATTTACCCCTCACCCAGTTATAGATATAATGCCAGACCAGAAAAATGTAGACAAAAAAGGCGGGACTATGAGACTTGGGGCTTATAAATGCACTTTAAAACCAGGAACAAAAGCATATCAGATATACGGACAGCCCGAAATATCAGAAAGACACAGACATAGATACGAATTTAACCCTAAATACGTTCCGATTTTAGAAGAAAAAGGCTTAGTAGTCTCTGGAGTTTACAAAACAAGAAATCTACCAGAGATAATAGAGCTTCCTAATCATATATGGTTTATAGCTTGTCAGTTTCATCCAGAGTTTAAAAGTAAACCGTTTGACCCCCATCCCTTATTTGTAAGTTTTGTAGAGGCTTCTTACAAAAACAGGCTTGATAAAATTAAAAATCAAACATAG
- the smpB gene encoding SsrA-binding protein SmpB, which produces MSVKVVATNKKAFHDYNILEKYEAGIVLTGSEVKSLREGSCNLKDSFVMIEDGEAWLYNCYIAPYKPAHKLGHDPYRKRKLLLHKREILRLMGKVKEKGLTIVPLQVYFKNGKAKVEIALAKGKVKYEKREDIKEKETRREIEKQFKGKLKL; this is translated from the coding sequence ATGTCTGTTAAAGTTGTTGCGACAAACAAAAAAGCCTTTCACGATTACAATATACTTGAAAAGTACGAGGCAGGAATCGTACTGACAGGTTCAGAGGTAAAGTCTTTAAGAGAAGGGTCTTGTAATTTAAAGGATAGTTTTGTTATGATTGAAGATGGGGAAGCATGGCTTTATAACTGCTACATTGCACCATACAAACCTGCTCACAAATTAGGACACGACCCTTACAGAAAAAGAAAACTTTTACTTCACAAAAGAGAAATTCTTAGATTAATGGGAAAAGTAAAAGAAAAAGGTCTTACAATTGTCCCTTTACAAGTTTACTTTAAAAACGGAAAGGCAAAAGTAGAGATAGCCCTTGCAAAAGGTAAAGTTAAATACGAAAAAAGAGAAGATATAAAAGAAAAAGAAACAAGAAGAGAAATTGAAAAACAGTTTAAAGGAAAACTAAAATTATAA